From the Perca flavescens isolate YP-PL-M2 chromosome 21, PFLA_1.0, whole genome shotgun sequence genome, one window contains:
- the mki67 gene encoding proliferation marker protein Ki-67 isoform X1, protein MPLHGKIVVIKRSGGDGTEFPLISTCLIGRRPDCDIRIQLPQVSKEHCRIDLNENKEVILTNLSSVNPTCVNGEALQQSERLKHGDVITVIDRSFRFEYPPPPTPKKRSSKGGKTETLKILQDQQVGATVATETGEKRISEVTTDPHLKDGTNHDNIQRPLEKTVEVETKEDDSLLQSKTASPFNDLYQMIKKSLDVKTPRKSSASVLQTPTSRFCTPKPGSVRKNDGKPVLSTADKSTPKKDEAKVSPVADETKGEAENVSNGTPKSVKKQRRSSQVPSTELAGPEVGEAENAASSEATSPQKRSRTPPQRFSACEVEPKSPVRRRSKEAEPAVTEEQEEQAVTPTKTDGLRRSSPRNSGKEASKKRKYGEVEADSPTPQMKRKRVSFGGYLCPELFDKRLPPDSPLCKGATPRRSLCVSKPKQSLLRRASAIGLRQEFEEEHPRSPNVRSPAKMRTPSPKSSKKSPKARTPSPKAASPAKKSPKSKSPSPARRRSPTVGVTPGVQTPLIQGRFSVSHISTPSPVAEAAVTDQVPLVTVTPKVPLRRKSLSRETPSMAKSAVKVMRRRSGISRASLKVKNSWADIVRFGPTKPQVAVPAKKIVTKKAAKKTVSKPQTPARKLKDHVSTGHADSPVTIVVGRAHKQKVLHPTGAAPRLVTNIALLKKNMKMDEDLSGISEMLKTPLNERKGRSVIGENDATKTPVGGLATSVVEPSVLNTPEETGEMMVSPLSVSSTVKDRRYNTEAVQRLLNDDQESSIVSDSSASEIHCDDFSEQCTDLKTTSVTTPKQKPELPECLTGVKRIMKTPRQKAEPVEDIRGKLLKTPKQKPEQQECLTGVKRIMKTPRQKAEPVEDIRGKILKTPKQKPEQQECLTGVKRMMTTPRQEAKPVEDIREELLTTPKQKPEQQQCLSGVKRICKTPQQEAEPLEDVQGKLLQAPKALEAGDASLGGVEQTVETPAHMQESEDLSEMTDMKTPNVKSSPLVPPREKAKPDEENFGIKRLVKTPRQSSSAPEEDFGGLQELMEEPLAEPTGQLETNEVEDQTAPDCDEDVAKVEEDANEVVVVDDHVEEVPSGHNDNESSGAVETISQAAVDENISVEQPTVDAADENISEEQPTVDAADENISEEQPTVDAADENISEEKPTVDTADENISEQPTVDAADEILPVEQPTVDEKISEEQPTVDAIDENISGEQPTVDAADEILPVEQPTVDENISGEQPTVDAVDENISVEQPTVETATGKVTEMDTTVTEAEHEKKSVRGRRAKTAEDIQEAAEQSEDPVVPAPVRGRRGKKTEAAAPPAVKQTARGRNAKSQEDRDVELTMEKSASLPPKVALKPRRGRNAKTASDDQPEMVQEVAPEIEQNPPVDVDQEAHDSAAPLEKAVLKPKRGRKTKQPEQPVPEQEDVPSTHSDGVPQADMANADSNEVCSDQVEMVLSGSDENQEQATVETATGKVTKLDTTVTEAEHEKKSVRGRRAKTAEDKQEAAEQSEDPVVPAPVRGRRGKKTEAAAPPAVKQTARGRNAKSQEDRDVELTMEKSASLPPKVALKPRRGRNAKTASDDQPEMGPEKAVETPVAEISTEAVSDQTPMKENESAPPAEEAVLKPVRGRKTKPTPVEPPQPEKNEVVINEPLTADAQPQKSIPTLGKARRGRQTKPDAVERNEVMEDTVVAVETKQQSQPPVRAKRGRNAKQEEEKLESTSVETAASQEPAKKLRRTRKAEQDVEPREVQAVEMVIPEKTEAPLVAEPVTMDEQTAVAAKPRRGGRKAKQDPEVQEVPAVSATDKLKRGRRGKLVTEEVGVPAVVPEEQPDHELEAEEKNIAEPDAPVIKPSRARGVKTSVKNEVSQAIPAKRARRGAALPLDESSAESTAPAPTSVEPAKRGRRAAAAKPTADDATVTGEQPNPTEDSSDAVVEDAKMSKRSVRWKSDLEVFDVSRVTPVKAVRGRKPKLAVQVDAESKTVSKDAEEAEEKDLSDRVVEAQPVKRARRGAKVADVTTAEAESTRKVESVEAETQPKTRRGRIAKK, encoded by the exons ATGCCATTGCATGGGAAAATAGTCGTGATTAAGAGGAGTGGAGGAGATGGGACTGAGTTTCCTCTTATTTCAACATGCCTAATTGGAAG GAGGCCTGACTGCGATATTCGTATTCAGCTTCCTCAAGTCTCCAAGGAGCATTGCAGAATTGACttgaatgaaaataaagag gTCATTTTGACAAATTTGAGCTCAGTGAATCCAACTTGTGTGAACGGAGAGGCTTTGCAGCAGTCCGAGCGTTTGAAGCATGGAGATGTTATAACTGTTATTGACCGTTCTTTTAG GTTTGAGTACCCTCCGCCACCCACACCAAAGAAGAGGTCTTCCAAAGGAGGCAAAACTGAAACCCTCAAA ATTCTTCAAGATCAGCAAGTGGGGGCCACTGTCGCCACCGAAACAGGAGAAAAACGGATCTCTGAAGTTACCACCG ACCCTCATCTGAAAGATGGAACTAACCATGACAACATCCAGCGACCCCTGGAGAAAACTGTGGAGGTGGAGACCAAGGAGGACGATAGCCTGCTGCAAAGCAAGACCGCCTCCCCCTTCAACGATCTGTATCAAATGATCAAAAAATCTCTGGATGTCAAGACCCCTCGGAAATCTTCTGCCAGCGTGCTTCAAACGCCTACCTCAAGGTTTTGCACTCCAAAACCTGGTTCAGTGAGGAAAAATGATGGGAAACCTGTCCTTTCAACCGCAGACAAAAGCACTCCAAAGAAGGATGAAGCTAAAGTCTCTCCTGTAGCTGACGAAACTAAGGGGGAGGCTGAAAATGTAAGTAACGGGACCCCCAAGTCTGTTAAGAAGCAGAGGAGGTCCTCCCAGGTTCCTTCTACTGAGCTGGCAGGACCTGAAGTTGGAGAAGCTGAAAATGCTGCCAGCTCTGAAGCAACTTCACCCCAGAAGAGAAGCCGTACACCCCCCCAGAGGTTCAGTGCGTGTGAGGTTGAGCCCAAATCACCCGTGAGGAGGAGAAGCAAGGAGGCCGAGCCTGCCGTGACTGAGGAACAAGAAGAGCAAGCGGTGACTCCTACCAAAACGGATGGTCTTAGAAGGTCATCACCAAGGAACTCTGGGAAAG AGGCGTCCAAAAAACGCAAATATGGAGAGGTGGAGGCCGACTCGCCCACACCACAAATGAAAAGGAAACGGGTTTCCTTTGGAGGTTACCTGTGTCCTGAGTTGTTTGACAAACGTCTGCCTCCTGACTCTCCATTATGCAAGGGGGCCACTCCGCGAAGAAGCTTGTGTGTCTCTAAGCCCAAGCAGTCACTCCTCAGACGAGCATCAGCCATTGGTTTGCGACAG GAGTTTGAAGAAGAGCATCCACGTAGCCCTAATGTGCGCAGTCCTGCAAAAATGAGGACTCCATCACCTAAGTCATCAAAGAAGTCTCCAAAGGCCAGGACCCCCTCTCCCAAAGCTGCATCTCCTGCAAAGAAGTCACCAAAATCAAAGAGTCCTTCTCCTGCAAGACGAAGGTCTCCCACTGTTGGTGTAACACCAGGAGTCCAGACCCCCTTAATACAAGGGCGCTTCTCTGTGTCACACATCAGCACACCATCTCCAGTTGCAGAAGCTGCTGTAACTGATCAGGTGCCTTTAGTCACTGTAACTCCTAAAGTACCCCTGAGGAGGAAGAGCCTGTCCCGGGAGACTCCAAGTATGGCAAAGAGTGCTGTAAAAGTAATGCGCAGAAGAAGTGGCATTTCACGGGCATCTCTGAAAG TCAAAAATTCCTGGGCAGACATTGTGAGATTTGGGCCAACTAAGCCTCAAGTCGCTGTTCCAGCTAAAAAAATAGTCACCAAAAAGGCAGCAAAGAAGACTGTGTCCAAACCACAG ACTCCTGCAAGAAAACTCAAAGACCATGTCAGCACTGGACATGCAGACTCACCTGTTACCATTGTTGTGGGCAGAGCTCACAAACAAAAGGTTTTACATCCAACTGGTGCTGCGCCAAGACTGGTCACCAATATTGCACTCCTGAAAAAGAACATGAAAATGGATGAGGACTTGAGTG gAATTTCGGAAATGTTAAAAACCCCTTTAAATGAAAGGAAGGGGAGATCAGTAATTGGTGAGAACGATGCCACAAAGACACCAGTGGGAGGTCTAGCCACATCCGTGGTAGAACCATCAGTGCTGAACACACCGGAGGAGAcag GTGAAATGATGGTGTCTCCACTGAGTGTTTCGTCTACCGTAAAAGACCGAAGATACAACACTGAAGCAGTCCAACGCCTCCTTAATGATGACCAAGAATCTAGCATCGTCAGTGACAGCTCTGCCTCTGAGATTCACTGCGACGATTTTAGCGAACAGTGCACAGATTTGAAGACAACCTCTGTAACAACTCCCAAACAGAAGCCAGAATTGCCAGAGTGTCTCACCGGAGTCAAGAGGATCATGAAGACGCCAAGACAGAAAGCCGAGCCTGTCGAGGACATCAGAGGGAAGCTTTTGAAGACCCCTAAGCAGAAACCGGAACAACAAGAGTGCCTCACCGGAGTCAAGAGGATCATGAAGACGCCAAGACAGAAAGCCGAGCCTGTTGAAGACATCAGAGGGAAGATTTTGAAGACCCCTAAGCAGAAACCCGAGCAACAAGAGTGTCTCACCGGAGTCAAGAGGATGATGACTACTCCGAGACAGGAGGCTAAGCCTGTAGAGGACATCAGAGAGGAACTTCTGACAACTCCCAAACAGAAGCCTGAACAACAACAGTGCCTCAGTGGAGTTAAGAGGATTTGTAAGACCCCACAACAGGAGGCTGAACCTCTTGAAGATGTTCAAGGAAAACTTCTGCAAGCTCCCAAAGCTCTAGAGGCTGGTGATGCAAGTTTAGGTGGTGTTGAGCAAACTGTGGAGACTCCAGCACACATGCAAGAATCTGAAGACCTATCTGAAATGACAGACATGAAAACTCCAAATGTAAAAAGCTCCCCATTGGTACCTCCCAGAGAAAAGGCCAAACCTGATGAGGAGAACTTTGGTATCAAGAGGCTTGTGAAAACACCGAGGCAGAGCAGTAGTGCACCAGAGGAAGACTTTGGGGGACTTCAGGAGCTCATGGAGGAGCCGCTGGCTGAACCCACAGGGCAACTGGAGACCAATGAG gttgAGGATCAAACTGCTCCAGATTGCGATGAAGATGTAGCAAAAG tagaagaagATGCAAatgaagttgttgttgttgatgaccACGTGGAGGAGGTGCCAAGTGGACACAATGATAATGAATCATCAGGTGCCGTGGAAACGATCTCTCAAGCAGCTGTAGATGAGAATATATCTGTGGAACAACCCACAGTGGACGCAGCAGATGAGAATATATCTGAAGAACAACCCACAGTGGACGCAGCAGATGAGAATATATCTGAAGAACAACCCACAGTGGACGCAGCAGATGAGAATATATCTGAAGAAAAACCCACAGTAGATACAGCAGATGAGAATATATCAGAGCAACCCACAGTGGATGCAGCAGATGAGATCTTACCTGTAGAACAACCCACAGTAGATGAGAAAATATCTGAAGAACAACCCACAGTAGACGCAATAGATGAGAATATATCTGGAGAACAACCCACAGTGGATGCGGCAGATGAGATCTTACCTGTAGAACAACCAACAGTAGATGAGAATATATCTGGAGAACAACCCACAGTGGACGCGGTAGATGAGAATATATCTGTGGAACAACCCACAGTGGAGACTGCTACTGGCAAAGTCACAGAAATGGACACAACTGTCACCGAAGCTGAGCACGAGAAGAAATCAGTTCGAGGCAGAAGGGCAAAAACGGCTGAGGATATACAAGAGGCAGCAGAACAGTCTGAAGATCCTGTTGTCCCTGCTCCAGTcagaggaaggagagggaagAAAACTGAAGCTGCAGCACCACCTGCTGTGAAACAAACAGCAAGGGGCAGAAATGCAAAGTCCCAAGAAGACCGGGATGTTGAGCTCACAATGGAGAAAAGTGCATCTCTGCCTCCCAAAGTTGCCCTTAAGCCTAGAAGAGGAAGAAATGCCAAAACGGCTTCTGATGATCAACCAGAGATGGTCCAAGAGGTTGCCCCTGAAATTGAACAGAATCCACCTGTTGATGTTGACCAAGAAGCACATGACAGTGCAGCACCCCTGGAGAAGGCTGTGTTGAAGCCCAAGCGAGGGAGAAAAACTAAACAGCCTGAACAACCAGTGCCAGAGCAGGAAGATGTGCCGAGTACTCACAGTGACGGTGTTCCACAAGCCGACATGGCTAATG CAGATTCAAATGAGGTCTGCAGTGACCAGGTGGAGATGGTGCTCAGTGGAAGTGATGAAAATCAAGAACAAGCCACAGTGGAGACTGCTACTGGCAAAGTCACCAAATTAGACACAACTGTCACCGAAGCTGAGCACGAGAAGAAATCAGTTCGAGGCAGAAGGGCAAAAACGGCTGAGGATAAACAAGAGGCAGCAGAACAGTCTGAAGATCCTGTCGTCCCTGCTCCAGTcagaggaaggagagggaagAAAACTGAAGCTGCAGCACCACCTGCTGTGAAACAAACAGCAAGAGGCAGAAATGCAAAGTCCCAAGAAGACCGGGATGTTGAGCTCACAATGGAGAAAAGTGCATCTCTGCCTCCCAAAGTTGCCCTTAAGCCTAGAAGAGGAAGAAATGCCAAAACGGCTTCTGATGATCAACCAGAGATGGGACCAGAGAAAGCTGTGGAAACACCGGTGGCTGAGATTTCCACTGAAGCTGTGAGTGACCAGACTCCAATGAAAGAAAATGAGTCTGCCCCCCCTGCAGAGGAAGCTGTCCTGAAGCCCGTTAGAGGGAGAAAAACTAAACCAACTCCTGTTGAGCCACCTCAGCCAGAGAAAAACGAAGTTGTGATTAATGAGCCTCTAACAGCCGATGCACAACCTCAAAAGTCCATTCCTACTCTTGGAAAAGccaggagagggagacagacgaAGCCTGATGCTGTCGAACGGAATGAGGTGATGGAAGACACGGTTGTTGCTGTGGAGACCAAGCAGCAGTCCCAGCCTCCAGTCAGGGCTAAGAGGGGAAGAAATGCTAAACAGGAAGAAGAGAAGCTAGAGTCGACTTCCGTTGAGACTGCCGCGTCCCAGGAGCCAGCTAAGAAACTGAGGAGAACCAGGAAGGCAGAGCAAGACGTAGAACCGAGAGAAGTCCAAGCCGTTGAAATGGTTATTCCAGAGAAGACTGAAGCGCCACTTGTCGCCGAACCGGTGACGATGGATGAACAGACCGCAGTGGCTGCAAAACCCAGGAGAGGAGGGCGGAAAGCAAAACAAGACCCCGAGGTCCAAGAGGTCCCTGCCGTCAGCGCCACAGACAAACTCAAAAGGGGTAGGAGGGGGAAACTAGTCACTGAAGAGGTTGGAGTACCCGCTGTAGTACCAGAGGAACAACCTGACCACGAGCTGGAGGCCGAAGAGAAGAATATTGCTGAGCCAGACGCTCCAGTCATCAAACCGAGCCGGGCGAGGGGGGTGAAAACTTCTGTAAAAAATGAGGTTTCACAAGCCATTCCAGCCAAGAGAGCCCGTCGAGGTGCAGCACTTCCCCTCGATGAGTCCAGTGCCGAATCCACAGCACCTGCGCCAACTTCAGTAGAGCCCGCCAAAAGAGGGAGacgggcagcagcagcaaagcCCACCGCAGATGACGCCACCGTGACCGGAGAGCAGCCTAATCCCACTGAAGATTCAAGCGATGCGGTCGTGGAAGAcgccaaaatgtccaaaagatCCGTGAGGTGGAAATCAGATTTGGAAGTCTTTGACGTTTCAAGAGTAACCCCTGTGAAGGCAGTCCGAGGtaggaaaccaaaacttgcagTCCAAGTTGACGCTGAAAGCAAAACTGTGTCAAAGGATGCTGAGGAAGCTGAAGAGAAGGATCTCTCAGACAGAGTTGTTGAAGCTCAGCCCGTCAAGAGAGCCAGGCGAGGGGCAAAGGTCGCTGATGTAACCACCGCTGAAGCGGAGTCCACACGCAAGGTGGAAAGTGTTGAGGCGGAGACACAGCCAAAAACCCGAAGAGGAAGAATTGCTAAGAAATAA